In Patescibacteria group bacterium, one DNA window encodes the following:
- the guaA gene encoding glutamine-hydrolyzing GMP synthase: MSQVFVIDFGAQYSQLIARRVRELGFSAELVSYRSPLERLKQAHAIILSGGPSSVYTEGAPRVPKELFALGIPILGICYGQQLTCYLTGGKVVRMKQREYGPASVKIVRGSPFTAGLPQQLRVWMSHGDAVVRLPKGTHAYGVTAHSPFALVGDKEKNIWGVQFHPEVVHTQFGKKMLENFLVRIAGLTPDWSMPSFVTSAIEEIKAKAGKGYAIAALSGGVDSAVATTLVHHALGHRLIAVFVNHGLLRLGEEQEVAQAMRRMLKADLKVVRVPQLFLHKLKGVSDPEEKRKIIGRTFIEVFQREAKRLKSKPAFLVQGTLYPDVIESAMAGSGRTASTIKTHHNVGGLPARMHLKLIEPLRMLFKDEVREVGRILGLPRAVVERQPFPGPGLAVRIVGAVDEGRLKTLAQADAIVRETLDPLAKKLKLWQYYAAFLPEVRSVGVQGDERTYAHPIVVRAVTSEDAMTADWARIPEDVLARLATRITNEVEGVNRVLYDLTSKPPGTIEWE; the protein is encoded by the coding sequence ATGTCCCAAGTTTTTGTCATTGATTTTGGCGCGCAGTACAGCCAGTTGATCGCCCGTAGGGTGCGCGAGTTGGGATTTTCCGCGGAGCTGGTGTCTTATCGCTCGCCGCTTGAGAGGCTCAAGCAGGCACACGCGATTATTCTTTCCGGAGGGCCTTCATCAGTATATACAGAGGGAGCGCCGCGCGTGCCGAAAGAATTGTTTGCGCTGGGCATTCCCATTTTAGGGATATGTTATGGCCAGCAGCTGACGTGTTATCTCACCGGAGGGAAAGTGGTAAGGATGAAGCAGAGAGAATACGGCCCCGCGAGCGTAAAGATTGTCCGCGGATCGCCATTCACTGCCGGTCTCCCTCAGCAATTGAGAGTATGGATGTCCCATGGCGATGCCGTCGTGCGGCTCCCCAAAGGCACTCACGCATATGGCGTGACTGCACATTCCCCATTTGCCCTCGTGGGGGATAAGGAAAAGAATATATGGGGCGTGCAATTCCATCCGGAAGTCGTGCATACGCAGTTTGGAAAAAAAATGCTTGAGAATTTTCTGGTCCGTATTGCAGGCCTCACGCCGGATTGGTCTATGCCGTCGTTCGTGACGTCAGCCATAGAGGAAATTAAAGCAAAGGCGGGCAAGGGATACGCGATCGCCGCGCTTTCCGGCGGCGTGGACTCGGCGGTGGCCACCACGCTCGTGCACCATGCCCTCGGCCACCGGCTTATTGCGGTGTTCGTGAACCACGGCCTGCTTCGCTTGGGCGAGGAACAAGAAGTGGCGCAGGCGATGCGGCGCATGCTGAAGGCGGATTTGAAGGTGGTGCGCGTGCCGCAATTATTTTTGCATAAATTAAAAGGGGTAAGCGATCCAGAGGAGAAGAGGAAGATCATAGGACGGACTTTTATTGAAGTGTTCCAGAGAGAGGCAAAACGGCTGAAATCAAAACCCGCCTTTTTGGTCCAAGGCACGCTTTATCCTGACGTGATCGAATCGGCAATGGCGGGAAGCGGCAGGACGGCAAGCACCATCAAAACGCACCACAACGTGGGAGGGCTGCCTGCGCGCATGCATTTGAAACTTATTGAACCGCTGCGCATGCTCTTCAAAGATGAGGTCAGGGAGGTGGGAAGGATTTTGGGGCTCCCGCGCGCAGTGGTGGAGCGCCAGCCGTTTCCCGGTCCCGGCCTTGCCGTGCGGATTGTGGGCGCGGTGGATGAAGGGCGCCTGAAGACCCTCGCGCAGGCGGACGCGATCGTGCGCGAAACGCTAGACCCGCTCGCAAAAAAATTAAAATTGTGGCAATATTATGCTGCGTTTCTGCCGGAGGTGCGTTCTGTGGGCGTGCAGGGCGATGAGCGTACGTACGCGCATCCCATCGTCGTGCGCGCCGTAACCTCAGAGGATGCGATGACCGCGGATTGGGCGCGTATTCCCGAGGACGTGCTCGCACGCCTCGCCACGCGGATTACCAATGAGGTGGAGGGCGTCAACCGCGTCCTTTATGATCTCACCAGCAAACCGCCGGGCACGATCGAGTGGGAATAA
- a CDS encoding macrolide family glycosyltransferase, producing the protein MHFEFFIIFPCPKFLSLILARSTASLDYIFSISRIKYMRGLFFSLPVWGHTLPTLPVCRELTRRGVEMIYYSTDKFRKVIEGHGIAFKRYPYGNDFYSALEDKLVQCLRSRGLTDFWLAILEYTEKFITSGIEDIEKTKPDFLIHDAMVLGGKIAALKTNTPAICSVPIGLMNGRMTLRTPYLWKFTLKGASQFGKYINVARRLCKTFGVRKSIFKDIIYNREKLNIVYTSRYFQPFERFFGEEYKFIGASIDEEQEEGNREAKENIIYISLGTLFDRLDNFFEICFEAFKGMDYHVILSLGGRLTQTHFTHLPSHFQVETFVDQKAILKRAKLFITHGGLNSVSEGMYYQTPLVMIPSTLEQELNARRVERLGAGIMIDRSAVTPQILAMAAKKVLHEGAYVSSAEKIRQSFLTSGGYRKAADEILSFLNKGVMHP; encoded by the coding sequence ATGCATTTTGAGTTTTTCATTATTTTCCCATGTCCCAAGTTTTTGTCATTGATTTTGGCGCGCAGTACAGCCAGCTTGGATTATATTTTTTCGATCAGTCGCATAAAATACATGAGAGGATTATTTTTTAGTTTACCAGTTTGGGGACATACTTTGCCAACCCTGCCTGTCTGCCGTGAGCTGACGAGGAGAGGGGTAGAAATGATATATTACTCCACAGATAAATTTAGGAAGGTTATAGAAGGACATGGTATAGCGTTTAAACGCTATCCCTACGGAAATGATTTTTATTCGGCGCTCGAAGACAAGCTGGTTCAGTGTTTGAGGAGTCGCGGACTCACCGATTTTTGGCTTGCGATATTAGAATATACGGAGAAATTCATCACTTCAGGTATTGAGGATATTGAAAAGACGAAGCCGGATTTTCTCATTCATGATGCAATGGTGTTAGGAGGGAAAATAGCTGCCCTCAAGACAAATACCCCCGCCATTTGCTCCGTCCCCATTGGTTTGATGAACGGACGGATGACCTTAAGAACGCCTTATCTTTGGAAGTTTACCCTCAAAGGCGCGTCCCAATTCGGGAAATATATAAATGTTGCGCGCCGTTTATGCAAGACTTTTGGGGTACGCAAAAGCATATTTAAGGATATTATATACAATAGGGAAAAGCTGAATATCGTGTATACTTCGCGTTATTTCCAACCCTTTGAGCGATTCTTTGGCGAGGAATACAAATTTATCGGGGCATCTATCGATGAGGAACAGGAGGAAGGCAACAGAGAGGCAAAGGAAAATATTATTTATATTTCTCTCGGCACCTTATTTGATCGGTTAGATAATTTTTTTGAAATATGTTTTGAGGCATTCAAAGGCATGGATTATCATGTCATACTGTCTCTGGGCGGGCGCCTTACGCAGACACATTTCACTCATCTGCCCTCTCATTTTCAAGTCGAAACGTTTGTTGACCAAAAAGCGATTCTTAAAAGAGCGAAACTCTTTATAACCCATGGCGGATTGAATAGTGTGAGCGAAGGCATGTATTACCAGACGCCTCTTGTCATGATTCCTTCGACTCTGGAGCAGGAATTAAATGCGCGCCGCGTAGAGCGACTTGGGGCGGGTATCATGATTGATCGTTCTGCGGTAACTCCACAGATATTAGCGATGGCCGCAAAAAAGGTGTTACATGAGGGAGCATATGTGAGTTCAGCTGAGAAAATAAGGCAATCTTTTTTAACGAGCGGCGGTTACCGAAAGGCGGCTGATGAAATACTCTCATTTCTTAATAAAGGCGTGATGCACCCCTGA
- a CDS encoding amidohydrolase family protein, with the protein MKSESSITNHPAGPPLTELHSHLGGAVDAAILWTLAHEQGIKLPTKDYWEFERMVTIKEKGKFHRFLEVDRQLYHWTELIQSSPLAIEPAVHGTIGGAYRANNVVVHELRFNPMKRNRGGERDLDYIILAAIRGMENALFEYPSVRAGLILMLDREYPKKLNTIIFEKAKKYQHRGIVGIDLAGPQSPAFHIEEYESLFQEAKDLGFGATIHTGEEGSVKEMKYIVEHIAPHRIGHGFLAWQDTGLMHMVAEKNITLELCPTSNLNVGVIKSVEEMRRIFRTLLEHHVRLTINTDGPEMHGTNLKQEYELLKKNKIFTASELTKCSENGFEASFIRS; encoded by the coding sequence ATGAAAAGTGAGTCTTCAATTACTAATCATCCCGCCGGTCCTCCTCTAACCGAGCTTCACTCTCATCTCGGCGGCGCCGTGGACGCCGCAATCTTGTGGACCTTGGCGCACGAACAGGGGATCAAATTGCCGACGAAGGATTATTGGGAGTTCGAACGGATGGTCACTATTAAGGAGAAAGGAAAGTTTCATCGCTTTTTGGAGGTTGATCGGCAATTATATCACTGGACCGAGCTCATCCAATCATCCCCTTTGGCGATCGAGCCGGCAGTGCACGGCACCATAGGAGGCGCGTACCGCGCGAATAACGTCGTCGTGCACGAGCTCCGGTTCAATCCCATGAAGCGCAATCGCGGCGGAGAGCGCGATCTTGATTACATTATTCTTGCAGCAATCCGCGGAATGGAAAATGCGCTCTTTGAATACCCTTCGGTGCGCGCGGGATTAATCCTGATGCTTGACCGGGAATACCCCAAGAAGCTGAATACCATCATTTTTGAAAAAGCAAAGAAATACCAGCATCGGGGGATCGTGGGCATTGACCTTGCAGGGCCGCAGAGCCCTGCGTTCCATATTGAGGAATACGAGAGCTTGTTTCAGGAAGCAAAAGATCTTGGTTTCGGAGCCACTATCCATACGGGCGAGGAAGGATCTGTGAAAGAGATGAAATATATTGTGGAACATATCGCCCCCCACCGGATCGGGCATGGATTTCTCGCATGGCAGGACACGGGATTGATGCATATGGTTGCAGAAAAAAATATTACCCTTGAGCTCTGCCCCACCTCCAACCTGAATGTGGGCGTCATCAAGAGCGTGGAAGAGATGCGCCGCATTTTCCGGACTCTTTTAGAGCACCACGTGCGTCTCACGATCAACACGGACGGCCCTGAAATGCACGGGACCAACCTAAAGCAGGAGTATGAATTGCTTAAGAAAAATAAAATTTTCACCGCAAGCGAACTGACCAAGTGCAGTGAGAACGGGTTCGAGGCGAGCTTTATAAGATCGTGA
- a CDS encoding IMP dehydrogenase, giving the protein METSKTPFGLTFDDVLLIPQESAISPREADISSYAAKGLPLILPLLSAAMDTVTDARFAAALGEAGGMGVLHRNCTVEEQVKMIHEIKNQKSKIKNKVAAAVGPGDRERALALDKAGVDVIVFDSAHIHKPSSVAAAKALKKKIKAKLIVGNMATAEAARAFLGVADGFKVGVGPGSICTTRIVAGVGVPQLTAIMEVARVAKQKGIPVIADGGIRHSGDIVKALAAGASAVMLGSLFAGTDEAPGKKVIIEGVAYKTYRGMGSLGAMNVGQSADRYFQKGSKKYVPEGVEGAVPLKGPLSDIITQLVGGLRSGMGYVGARNIPELQRKAHFIRITDAGMRESHPHSVFITKHAPNY; this is encoded by the coding sequence ATGGAAACCTCAAAGACTCCGTTTGGTCTTACTTTTGACGATGTTCTCCTGATTCCGCAAGAATCTGCCATCAGCCCGCGCGAGGCTGATATTTCGTCATATGCGGCCAAAGGATTGCCGCTTATCCTTCCTTTGCTCTCTGCGGCAATGGACACCGTGACCGACGCCCGTTTCGCCGCAGCCTTAGGTGAAGCGGGGGGGATGGGGGTATTGCATCGCAATTGCACCGTGGAAGAGCAGGTAAAGATGATTCACGAAATCAAAAATCAAAAATCAAAAATCAAAAATAAGGTTGCCGCTGCCGTAGGGCCAGGCGATAGAGAGAGGGCCCTTGCGCTTGATAAGGCGGGCGTGGACGTGATAGTATTTGATTCCGCGCATATCCACAAGCCATCTTCCGTTGCCGCTGCCAAAGCATTAAAGAAAAAAATAAAGGCAAAGCTCATTGTGGGCAATATGGCAACCGCAGAAGCGGCGCGCGCATTTTTAGGCGTGGCCGACGGCTTCAAGGTGGGTGTAGGGCCTGGTTCCATTTGCACGACGCGGATCGTCGCTGGTGTAGGCGTGCCGCAATTGACCGCGATCATGGAAGTGGCGCGGGTCGCGAAACAAAAAGGGATTCCCGTGATCGCGGACGGGGGCATCCGGCACTCCGGCGATATTGTGAAAGCGCTTGCCGCGGGCGCGTCCGCTGTCATGCTGGGGAGCCTGTTTGCCGGTACGGATGAAGCGCCGGGGAAAAAAGTGATCATCGAAGGCGTGGCGTACAAAACCTATCGCGGTATGGGAAGTTTGGGAGCCATGAACGTGGGGCAAAGCGCTGATCGATATTTCCAAAAAGGGTCAAAAAAATACGTACCCGAAGGGGTGGAAGGCGCGGTGCCTCTCAAGGGGCCGCTTTCGGACATAATTACCCAGCTTGTGGGAGGATTAAGAAGCGGGATGGGATATGTGGGCGCGCGCAACATTCCCGAGCTCCAGAGGAAAGCTCACTTTATCCGCATCACCGATGCAGGCATGAGAGAGAGCCACCCGCATTCAGTATTTATTACGAAGCATGCGCCAAATTATTGA
- a CDS encoding AAA family ATPase: protein MTQLTELDQNDSDLNRELTPAKVKDRLSQIKERYCTKLKTELGVEVIFPQGTKLGDDDISGKSLEEVLNMIMGPLEHYEPPILQRELVSPREKEPTEVPSWLQGHEGLIWHGAQENPLWDVKATQYGKEIRIAYTRRQKELKPGKTETEQERTLAPIDDTFTIEEWKVVEQVINEYRKVEEDLQSPDKEIRENARIYLHSVVREENLFRKGEGAAPETITAQVRTALEQTAKTSRGFKKEAVNIEQLSQRVAEMLSQLVVLNRTRGDGKERVPKVKKNIKEDPDFEHSLSLLSNCLDTQRETNMGITLMLGEAGVGKTIAAEYFAAKTHRPYFWFPCGRGMEAGELVTHYEFDTKEGTKRFMTALAEGLQTPGAIVYVNEINALKPPVQATLHGVGDSNRALNFDGVNIPVAEGALVIIDGNPATFGSAGNIGEALLSRTRGQSMVMDYPSLRKGELLQKKNHWSDAALQQKETEDNSLRDYAASEVLSLYQELNEFTGINDQEFALLWDYFVNEDTQGSRITEIETNPKLKKLIETPPSAEHIKKILIDLRDILRIADSWRKGYEKRQRFDLIGVSRRDTIAVVREYRKTRDVRIAWLRVMDDYRKNPIEGLDTVLISLEQLIDDTLVAPSK from the coding sequence ATGACTCAACTTACCGAATTAGATCAAAATGATAGCGATTTAAATCGCGAGCTCACGCCAGCTAAAGTTAAAGACCGTTTGAGTCAGATCAAGGAGCGATATTGCACAAAATTGAAAACTGAGTTAGGGGTGGAGGTGATTTTTCCGCAGGGTACTAAACTTGGCGATGACGATATAAGCGGCAAATCTCTTGAAGAAGTGCTTAATATGATTATGGGACCCTTGGAACATTACGAACCTCCTATCCTTCAAAGAGAGCTCGTTTCCCCGCGTGAAAAGGAACCGACCGAAGTGCCGAGCTGGTTACAGGGACATGAAGGATTGATATGGCACGGAGCGCAAGAAAATCCGCTGTGGGATGTCAAAGCAACTCAGTACGGGAAGGAAATTCGCATTGCTTACACGCGGCGGCAAAAAGAGTTAAAGCCAGGCAAGACCGAAACAGAGCAAGAACGCACGCTTGCGCCGATTGACGATACGTTCACTATTGAGGAATGGAAGGTGGTTGAACAAGTGATCAATGAATACCGAAAGGTTGAGGAAGATCTCCAGAGTCCTGATAAAGAAATAAGAGAAAACGCGCGGATATATCTCCACAGTGTTGTGAGGGAGGAGAATCTCTTCAGGAAGGGGGAGGGGGCGGCACCGGAGACCATCACTGCCCAAGTACGTACCGCACTGGAACAGACGGCGAAGACTTCCCGGGGTTTCAAGAAAGAAGCGGTAAACATTGAGCAGCTTTCACAGAGAGTCGCGGAAATGCTCAGCCAGCTCGTGGTGCTGAATCGGACACGCGGCGACGGCAAAGAGCGAGTGCCGAAGGTGAAAAAGAACATCAAAGAGGATCCTGATTTCGAGCACAGTCTTTCCTTGTTGAGTAATTGTCTAGATACCCAGCGAGAGACGAACATGGGAATCACGCTCATGCTCGGCGAAGCAGGCGTGGGGAAAACGATCGCCGCGGAGTATTTCGCCGCAAAGACGCATCGGCCATATTTTTGGTTTCCTTGCGGGCGAGGCATGGAAGCGGGCGAATTGGTCACCCACTATGAATTTGACACGAAAGAAGGCACGAAGCGTTTCATGACCGCACTCGCTGAGGGACTTCAGACGCCGGGCGCGATTGTCTATGTGAATGAAATCAATGCGCTCAAGCCTCCCGTGCAGGCTACCCTCCACGGCGTAGGGGACAGCAATCGCGCCTTGAATTTTGACGGCGTCAACATTCCCGTGGCTGAAGGAGCGCTGGTCATCATTGACGGAAACCCTGCCACTTTTGGCTCGGCGGGAAATATCGGCGAAGCGCTTTTGAGCCGTACGCGCGGACAATCCATGGTTATGGATTATCCCTCTCTGAGAAAAGGAGAGTTGTTACAAAAGAAGAACCACTGGTCAGATGCAGCGCTGCAACAGAAAGAGACGGAAGACAATTCGCTCCGTGATTATGCGGCGAGCGAAGTGTTGAGTCTCTACCAGGAACTGAATGAATTCACCGGCATTAACGATCAGGAATTTGCCCTCCTGTGGGACTATTTCGTGAATGAAGATACTCAAGGGTCGAGAATCACCGAGATCGAAACGAATCCTAAATTAAAGAAGCTCATTGAAACGCCTCCCTCCGCTGAACATATCAAAAAAATATTGATCGATCTGCGGGATATTCTGCGCATTGCGGACAGCTGGCGGAAGGGTTATGAGAAACGCCAGCGATTCGATCTCATCGGCGTCAGCCGGCGCGACACGATTGCGGTGGTACGTGAGTATAGGAAAACCCGGGATGTGCGCATCGCATGGCTGCGAGTGATGGATGATTACCGAAAAAATCCGATCGAAGGACTCGATACGGTACTCATATCTCTTGAACAACTCATTGACGATACGCTTGTAGCACCGTCTAAGTAA
- a CDS encoding patatin-like phospholipase family protein, which produces MGISHLALVMHGGGMRGAYGAGVIDALQGIIAPRKVDLVLGTSAGGANALAVAGGLYQETRKIWMEHLHRGVFINPHRVRWFTNVDYLMDLFKTYGITNERVRDSATRVFIAVTHFMTGKCRYFTNTDDALQAVRATISIPMLSPTPVAVAGEPYLDGGIAATMQDLVDKAFAEGADKVIALDLSSAMCWWQRMAMRRYARHKAQGLRDAIARMCALPYPEPLHLDDRVYLVRPKETMVTRLNYTLEKLADTYQRGKKETEEDAHLKQFLGIAS; this is translated from the coding sequence ATGGGTATCTCACATCTCGCACTGGTAATGCACGGCGGGGGAATGCGCGGCGCATATGGCGCGGGGGTTATCGATGCGCTGCAGGGCATCATTGCGCCCCGCAAGGTTGATTTGGTGCTGGGGACTTCCGCGGGCGGCGCCAATGCGCTTGCGGTGGCCGGAGGATTATATCAAGAAACGCGCAAGATATGGATGGAGCATCTCCATCGCGGCGTATTTATCAATCCTCATCGGGTACGGTGGTTTACCAATGTGGATTATCTCATGGATCTTTTCAAGACGTACGGGATCACAAATGAGCGCGTGAGGGATTCCGCCACAAGGGTTTTTATCGCGGTCACCCATTTCATGACGGGTAAGTGCCGCTATTTTACCAACACGGACGACGCGCTCCAAGCGGTGCGGGCAACCATATCCATACCCATGCTTTCGCCCACCCCTGTTGCAGTGGCAGGAGAGCCATACCTTGACGGCGGCATTGCGGCAACGATGCAGGATTTGGTAGATAAAGCGTTTGCAGAAGGCGCTGACAAAGTAATCGCCTTGGACCTCTCGAGCGCGATGTGCTGGTGGCAGCGCATGGCAATGCGGCGGTACGCGCGACATAAAGCGCAAGGGTTGCGGGACGCAATCGCGCGTATGTGCGCACTGCCTTATCCCGAGCCTCTACACCTTGACGATCGGGTGTACCTTGTGCGCCCCAAGGAAACCATGGTGACGCGCCTCAATTATACGCTTGAGAAATTGGCGGACACTTACCAGCGCGGCAAGAAAGAGACCGAGGAAGATGCGCACTTGAAGCAGTTTCTTGGAATTGCCTCGTAA
- a CDS encoding CAP domain-containing protein, translating into MLKIIHNFFIPHEGNGHKPHALRPKALFWYTAVLVGLKVITTVVLFVSYPDFARLSQELNQEIIRLINGTRAQVKMPPLIVDPELTRAAQYKANDMLARGYFNHITPEGKKPWELINVQKYPYRAVGENLAIDFVTSDAVHAALMASPSHHANIVQKAYQHVGIGVASGTFKGRDTNILVELFAASHTLSRPLSAGKNAKQERLSPSPALAAANPSRVLSVIFPETKDETNKEALQSSAVLPVEQKEGASTAPVSPDNDNSQKAQARAVTLVAPPVSEIAQRMPSASVVAFVYQLVVWTKRISYAALVYLALALSLTIFVRIRIQHASVIAQTIMLMVVISAFAFTDWHVLERLTSTVTIKFFKMQNSYLVSPYEAPYRVVLPE; encoded by the coding sequence ATGCTTAAAATAATTCACAATTTTTTCATCCCCCACGAGGGCAATGGCCACAAGCCTCACGCATTGCGCCCGAAGGCGCTCTTTTGGTACACGGCCGTACTGGTAGGCCTCAAGGTTATTACGACGGTGGTGCTGTTTGTTTCTTATCCTGATTTTGCGCGGCTCTCGCAGGAGCTCAATCAGGAGATTATCCGCCTTATTAATGGTACCCGTGCTCAGGTGAAGATGCCGCCCTTAATCGTCGATCCAGAGCTCACGCGTGCAGCTCAATACAAAGCGAATGATATGCTTGCACGCGGATATTTTAACCATATCACCCCAGAAGGCAAAAAGCCGTGGGAATTAATCAATGTGCAAAAATATCCATATAGGGCGGTCGGGGAGAATCTCGCGATTGATTTCGTGACAAGCGATGCGGTGCATGCGGCGCTCATGGCAAGCCCTTCGCACCATGCGAATATCGTGCAGAAGGCATACCAGCACGTGGGCATCGGCGTGGCGAGCGGAACGTTCAAAGGAAGGGACACGAATATCTTGGTGGAATTATTCGCGGCGTCCCATACGCTCTCGCGGCCATTGAGCGCGGGGAAAAACGCGAAACAAGAGAGGCTTTCTCCTTCGCCCGCTTTGGCAGCCGCGAATCCTTCGCGGGTGTTGAGCGTAATATTCCCAGAAACCAAGGATGAAACGAACAAGGAGGCCTTGCAATCAAGCGCCGTCCTTCCCGTGGAGCAGAAAGAAGGCGCCAGTACGGCGCCCGTATCGCCGGACAATGACAATAGCCAGAAGGCGCAGGCGCGCGCGGTGACGCTTGTAGCGCCGCCCGTTTCCGAGATCGCGCAAAGAATGCCTTCAGCGTCCGTCGTTGCGTTTGTGTATCAGCTTGTCGTATGGACGAAGAGGATATCTTATGCGGCATTGGTGTACCTTGCGCTCGCGCTCTCTCTCACTATTTTCGTCCGGATCCGCATCCAGCACGCATCGGTTATCGCCCAGACCATCATGCTTATGGTGGTGATCTCTGCTTTTGCCTTTACCGACTGGCATGTGCTTGAGCGCCTCACGAGTACCGTTACAATTAAGTTTTTTAAAATGCAGAACTCGTATTTAGTCTCTCCCTATGAGGCGCCATACAGGGTGGTGTTGCCCGAATAA
- a CDS encoding sortase, with amino-acid sequence MFLRRYQQFKRSTHLRRFGYGCIIIGILFAGLASAPLLLEVQWQASTIAKGATQTIARLSGREERAIGRLPQSEDKADLARARMRAFALVGAVHAATVSNPSVSAPDNQDSLVVAAAVSGDAPKAAVRNTKNRIKIPGIKVDMEVAGGMSEKVLNKGLAWMLPYTSMPDKGGNTVIGCHRYLFTSGARTCFNLDKVKKDDVAVVDWKGMRYHYKVREVKIVKPDEVSVLKATRTPVLTVFTCTPKFTSKLRLVVIADLIKTDIIQ; translated from the coding sequence GTGTTTTTAAGACGATACCAACAATTCAAGCGCTCTACGCATCTCCGAAGGTTTGGCTACGGCTGCATCATCATAGGCATTTTATTCGCAGGCTTAGCGTCAGCGCCACTCCTCCTTGAAGTGCAATGGCAGGCGAGCACTATTGCCAAAGGGGCGACGCAGACTATCGCGCGGCTCTCCGGACGCGAGGAGCGCGCGATAGGGCGTCTGCCCCAGAGTGAGGATAAGGCGGATCTTGCGCGTGCGCGCATGAGGGCATTTGCGCTTGTGGGTGCGGTGCATGCGGCCACCGTTAGCAACCCTTCAGTATCAGCGCCTGATAATCAGGATTCGCTCGTGGTGGCCGCAGCGGTATCGGGTGACGCTCCCAAAGCTGCGGTACGCAACACGAAAAACCGTATAAAAATTCCCGGTATTAAAGTAGATATGGAGGTCGCGGGAGGAATGAGCGAAAAAGTGCTCAATAAGGGCCTGGCATGGATGCTCCCCTATACTTCCATGCCGGACAAGGGCGGCAATACCGTGATAGGCTGCCACCGCTACCTGTTTACCTCGGGGGCGCGCACCTGTTTTAACCTGGATAAAGTGAAAAAAGATGATGTGGCAGTAGTCGATTGGAAAGGGATGCGGTATCATTATAAGGTGCGCGAGGTGAAGATTGTGAAGCCTGACGAGGTAAGCGTACTCAAGGCCACGCGTACCCCTGTCCTTACCGTGTTTACCTGCACGCCAAAGTTTACTTCAAAGTTACGGCTCGTCGTCATTGCGGATCTGATCAAGACGGACATCATTCAATAG